One stretch of Pedobacter riviphilus DNA includes these proteins:
- a CDS encoding tryptophan 2,3-dioxygenase family protein: MDFTPEIKDKLHQLQEKYTAMGQDMASYLDGLLYADFLTYWDYIHLDTLLSLQNPKTPIPDEEIFIMYHQITELYFKLALHECRQIAEHENLTVEFFTARVKRINAYFNALTTSFEVMVDGMEKEQFLKFRMSLLPASGFQSGQYRMIEICATDFIRLVDKTKREELSTATIEEQFENIYWKFGATELASGKQTLTLKQFIKKYSVQFLQLAKDRTLTNFSALYHQLQANGADVSALAEELRKLDLYVNVEWPLSHYKSAVRYLEKDPVDIAATGGTNWQKYLPPRFQKRIFYPFLWTDVQMEEWGKGWVLSVLKTLKNKD, translated from the coding sequence ATGGATTTTACACCCGAAATAAAAGACAAACTCCACCAACTACAGGAAAAGTACACAGCAATGGGGCAAGATATGGCATCGTACCTCGATGGACTTTTATATGCCGATTTCTTAACCTATTGGGATTACATTCATTTGGATACTTTGCTGAGTTTGCAGAATCCTAAAACACCAATACCTGATGAAGAGATTTTCATCATGTACCACCAGATTACCGAACTTTATTTTAAACTTGCACTGCACGAATGCAGGCAGATTGCGGAGCATGAAAATTTGACTGTCGAATTTTTTACTGCACGGGTAAAACGGATCAATGCTTATTTTAATGCCTTAACTACCTCTTTTGAGGTGATGGTTGATGGTATGGAGAAAGAACAGTTCCTGAAATTCCGGATGTCGTTATTACCTGCCAGTGGATTCCAGTCAGGCCAGTACCGGATGATCGAGATCTGTGCTACAGATTTCATCCGATTAGTAGACAAAACAAAACGAGAAGAACTAAGTACCGCAACAATAGAAGAACAATTCGAAAATATTTATTGGAAATTCGGTGCAACAGAACTGGCTTCGGGCAAGCAAACTTTAACCCTAAAGCAATTTATTAAAAAGTATTCAGTTCAATTTTTGCAACTGGCCAAAGACCGTACTTTAACTAACTTCTCGGCTTTATATCATCAATTACAGGCCAATGGAGCCGATGTTTCTGCCCTTGCTGAAGAATTACGTAAGCTGGATTTATATGTAAATGTAGAATGGCCGTTGTCGCACTACAAATCGGCTGTACGTTATTTAGAGAAAGATCCCGTTGATATTGCTGCAACTGGTGGAACTAACTGGCAAAAGTATCTGCCTCCGCGTTTTCAGAAGAGAATCTTTTATCCGTTTCTATGGACCGATGTGCAAATGGAAGAGTGGGGTAAAGGCTGGGTGCTTAGTGTACTTAAAACACTCAAAAACAAAGATTAA
- a CDS encoding branched-chain amino acid aminotransferase: MTETLDIKITKTDQTRLTVTDFSQLPFGKVFTDHMFTADYEDGEWKNLQILPYGPIPMSPAISALHYGQAIFEGLKAYRQPNGKISVFRADKNFERFNKSAARMSMPGIPEEIFMQGLAALINVDEKWVPNQEDYALYIRPVMFAMDPYLGVKASDTYKFALLTTPTGPYYSNALKVKIETEFTRADEGGVGFAKTAGNYARSLYPFEQAKKEGYDQLIWTDSVTHEFIEEAGTANLLFVINGKLVTPSVRSTVLDGVTRDTIIKLAKDAGIEVEERRVSVKEVIEGIENGSLTEAFAAGTAATVTHIGEMGYNGQIYKLTDPSTRHISNGIAKKLNDIRYGLAPDEFGWNWVL, from the coding sequence ATGACCGAGACATTAGATATAAAAATCACTAAAACAGATCAAACACGTTTGACTGTTACTGATTTTTCACAATTACCGTTCGGTAAGGTTTTTACCGATCACATGTTTACTGCCGACTATGAAGATGGCGAGTGGAAAAATTTACAGATTCTTCCTTATGGGCCGATTCCGATGAGCCCTGCAATTTCCGCACTTCATTACGGACAGGCAATTTTCGAAGGATTAAAGGCTTATCGCCAGCCAAACGGAAAAATTAGTGTCTTCCGTGCTGATAAAAACTTCGAACGTTTTAACAAATCAGCAGCGAGAATGTCGATGCCAGGCATTCCCGAAGAAATTTTTATGCAAGGTTTGGCTGCATTGATTAACGTTGATGAGAAATGGGTACCTAATCAGGAAGATTATGCTTTATATATCCGTCCGGTAATGTTTGCAATGGATCCCTATTTAGGTGTTAAGGCATCTGATACCTATAAATTTGCTTTGTTAACTACACCAACTGGTCCATATTACAGCAATGCATTAAAAGTTAAAATCGAAACTGAATTTACCCGTGCAGACGAAGGTGGTGTGGGTTTTGCCAAAACTGCTGGAAATTATGCGCGTTCGTTATATCCTTTCGAGCAGGCTAAAAAAGAAGGCTACGATCAATTGATCTGGACAGATTCGGTAACACATGAGTTTATTGAAGAAGCTGGAACAGCCAACTTGCTTTTTGTAATTAATGGTAAACTGGTTACGCCATCAGTTCGCAGTACTGTTTTAGATGGTGTAACGCGTGATACCATTATTAAATTGGCTAAAGATGCTGGGATAGAAGTAGAAGAACGCAGGGTTTCTGTTAAAGAAGTAATTGAAGGAATCGAAAACGGAAGCTTAACCGAAGCTTTTGCCGCAGGAACTGCAGCTACAGTAACGCATATAGGCGAAATGGGCTATAACGGTCAGATCTATAAATTAACTGATCCATCAACAAGACATATTTCTAATGGTATTGCTAAAAAACTGAACGATATCCGTTACGGCTTAGCACCTGATGAATTTGGTTGGAACTGGGTTTTATAA
- a CDS encoding DUF4920 domain-containing protein gives MKKIILSLGFCLFTAFSFAQTAYTGQKFGEEVKPGDVKPAAKMEAAMGDKKTVDMKIEGKVVDVCKKKGCWMTLEMPNGDPMRVTFKDYAFFMPMDIVGKKVVLDGLAKKQTISVETLRHYAEDAKKSPEEVAKITDPKKELAFEAKGVVILDK, from the coding sequence ATGAAAAAAATCATTCTAAGTTTGGGCTTCTGCCTATTTACGGCATTTTCATTTGCCCAAACCGCATATACTGGTCAAAAATTTGGAGAAGAAGTTAAACCAGGCGATGTAAAACCAGCTGCAAAAATGGAAGCTGCTATGGGTGATAAAAAAACTGTCGATATGAAAATCGAAGGTAAGGTAGTAGATGTATGTAAGAAAAAAGGCTGTTGGATGACATTAGAAATGCCTAATGGCGATCCAATGCGGGTAACTTTTAAAGATTACGCTTTCTTTATGCCAATGGATATTGTTGGCAAAAAAGTGGTTTTGGATGGCTTAGCGAAGAAACAGACCATCTCAGTAGAAACTTTACGCCATTATGCCGAAGACGCTAAAAAATCTCCTGAAGAAGTAGCTAAAATTACCGATCCTAAAAAGGAACTGGCATTCGAAGCCAAAGGCGTGGTGATTTTGGATAAATAA
- the radA gene encoding DNA repair protein RadA: MAKSKSAFFCQSCGYESAKWLGKCPSCNQWNTFVEEIVEKSPASVPTWKTDNTSRKLSKPSKVDEIQSSTERRILTGDKELDRVLGGGLVEGSLVLIGGEPGIGKSTLMLQLALNLKGKKLLYISGEESEQQIKMRAERIKESPSSDCYILTETSTQNIFKQVEILEPEILVVDSIQTLHSAHIDSTPGSVSQVRECTAELLRFAKETGVPVFLIGHITKDGAIAGPKILEHMVDTVLQFEGDRHHVYRILRSIKNRFGAAAELGIYEMQGSGLREVSNPSEILLSQRDEELSGIAIAATLEGARPMLIETQALVSSAAYGTPQRSATGFDTKRMNMLLAVLEKRCGFRLSTQDVFLNIAGGIRVEDPAIDLAILIAIISSHQDIPVSSKNCFAAEVGLSGEIRAVNRIEQRIAEADKLGFETIYISKYNLKGIATEKYNLEIKAVSKIEEVFGLVFG; encoded by the coding sequence TTGGCAAAATCGAAAAGTGCATTTTTCTGTCAGAGCTGCGGCTACGAATCGGCAAAATGGTTGGGTAAATGTCCATCATGTAACCAATGGAATACCTTTGTTGAAGAGATCGTAGAGAAAAGCCCGGCATCGGTACCTACCTGGAAAACCGACAATACCAGCCGAAAGCTTAGCAAACCGAGTAAGGTAGACGAGATTCAATCATCAACAGAACGTAGAATACTAACTGGCGATAAAGAGCTCGATCGCGTATTGGGCGGTGGACTGGTAGAAGGTTCGCTTGTTTTAATTGGTGGCGAACCGGGCATCGGCAAATCGACCTTAATGCTGCAACTGGCTTTAAATTTAAAAGGCAAAAAGCTGCTCTATATCTCTGGTGAAGAAAGCGAACAACAGATTAAAATGCGGGCCGAACGGATTAAAGAAAGTCCATCATCTGATTGCTATATCCTAACTGAGACTTCGACCCAGAATATTTTTAAGCAGGTCGAGATCCTTGAGCCTGAAATCCTGGTGGTTGATTCGATTCAAACATTGCACTCCGCACATATCGATTCAACGCCTGGCAGCGTATCGCAGGTAAGGGAATGTACCGCAGAACTATTACGTTTTGCAAAAGAAACCGGTGTGCCGGTTTTTTTAATTGGCCATATCACTAAAGATGGTGCTATTGCAGGGCCTAAAATACTCGAGCACATGGTTGATACGGTTTTGCAATTTGAAGGCGACAGGCACCATGTTTATCGCATTTTAAGATCTATCAAAAATCGATTTGGTGCAGCAGCAGAATTGGGTATCTACGAAATGCAAGGCAGTGGCTTAAGAGAAGTTTCCAATCCTTCTGAAATCTTGTTATCACAGCGAGACGAAGAGTTGAGCGGAATTGCTATAGCTGCCACTTTAGAAGGCGCCAGGCCGATGTTAATCGAAACACAAGCCTTGGTAAGCTCAGCTGCATATGGCACCCCTCAGCGCTCTGCAACAGGCTTTGATACCAAGAGAATGAATATGCTCTTAGCTGTTTTAGAAAAACGTTGCGGCTTTCGGTTAAGTACGCAAGATGTTTTCTTAAATATCGCCGGTGGAATTAGAGTTGAAGATCCTGCGATTGACCTGGCTATATTAATTGCCATTATATCATCGCATCAGGATATCCCAGTGTCTTCAAAAAATTGTTTTGCTGCAGAGGTAGGTCTATCTGGAGAAATAAGAGCAGTAAACAGAATCGAACAACGCATTGCTGAAGCAGATAAATTGGGTTTCGAAACCATTTACATCTCTAAATACAATTTGAAAGGCATTGCAACAGAAAAATACAACCTTGAGATTAAAGCAGTGAGTAAAATAGAAGAAGTATTCGGTCTTGTTTTTGGATAA